A genomic region of Salinibacter pepae contains the following coding sequences:
- a CDS encoding cation diffusion facilitator family transporter has protein sequence MASSKKAIYAAILGNFAIAVTKFLGAAVSGSSAMLAEGIHSLVDTGNGGLLLLGIRRSKRPPDEDHPYGYGKSLYFYTLVVAVLIFGLGGGISLYEGILHTLDPGHGGASTTSVLGITVGGLTLNTVVLGAAIVFEALALRTALQEFKKQRGDTPFFKAIVTSKDPTTFTVVFEDTAALAGLVVALVGIHLASLLHMPVIDGIASIIIGLILCGVAAFLIWESKKLLIGEAAAPEIRDDIRRLAHDDADIASVERLLTMHMGPRALLLNMDLRFRDDLDANTVEAAVDRLERAIREAHPSIRYIFVEAGSIARTRASDAGASAAGGPPS, from the coding sequence ATGGCCTCGTCGAAGAAGGCAATTTACGCCGCGATTCTCGGCAACTTCGCCATCGCCGTCACCAAGTTTCTCGGGGCGGCCGTCAGCGGCAGCTCCGCGATGCTGGCGGAGGGCATCCACTCGCTCGTGGACACCGGCAATGGCGGCCTGCTCCTGCTCGGCATTCGTCGCAGCAAGCGGCCCCCAGACGAGGACCACCCCTACGGCTACGGCAAGTCGCTTTACTTTTACACCCTCGTCGTCGCGGTGCTCATCTTCGGGCTCGGCGGCGGCATTTCTCTCTACGAAGGCATCCTCCACACGCTCGATCCCGGCCACGGCGGCGCCAGCACCACCTCCGTCCTCGGCATCACGGTCGGCGGCCTCACGCTCAACACGGTCGTCCTCGGCGCCGCCATCGTGTTCGAGGCCCTCGCCCTGCGCACCGCCCTTCAGGAGTTCAAGAAGCAGCGCGGCGACACGCCCTTCTTCAAAGCCATCGTGACGAGCAAGGACCCAACGACCTTCACGGTCGTGTTCGAGGACACCGCCGCCCTGGCCGGCCTCGTCGTCGCGCTCGTTGGCATTCACCTTGCGAGCCTGCTCCACATGCCCGTGATCGACGGGATTGCCTCCATCATCATCGGGCTCATCCTGTGTGGCGTGGCCGCCTTTCTCATCTGGGAGAGCAAAAAGCTCCTGATCGGCGAGGCGGCGGCCCCCGAGATTCGGGACGACATCCGCCGGCTGGCCCACGACGACGCGGACATCGCGTCGGTCGAGCGCCTGCTCACGATGCACATGGGCCCTCGCGCCCTCCTCCTGAACATGGACCTGCGCTTCCGGGACGACCTCGATGCCAACACCGTGGAGGCCGCCGTCGATCGGCTGGAGCGCGCCATTCGGGAGGCCCACCCCAGCATCCGGTACATTTTTGTGGAGGCGGGCTCGATTGCCCGTACGCGAGCATCGGACGCGGGGGCCTCTGCGGCCGGCGGACCGCCCTCGTAG